The Ammospiza caudacuta isolate bAmmCau1 chromosome 17, bAmmCau1.pri, whole genome shotgun sequence genome has a segment encoding these proteins:
- the DAGLB gene encoding diacylglycerol lipase-beta isoform X2: MPGLVLFGRRWAIGSDDFVLPGAFELFVRLVWWIGIFVLYTVHKGQFNCPGGGLLHSYLLGLIILLASIICALCALVYVSMQGTISNPGPRKSLPKILYTRLLLYFPEFIWAVVGAVWVSDNSVQCEKTVVNGVIGTVIASWIIIIFTIIGVVIVFDPLGGKKTFYLPEGVSRNLESSHSGQLLYNVKSSATRVWEKRIRLLCCCIVQDDDHRVAFTSIAELFRSYFSDTDLVPSDIAAGLILLHQEQDKMESCPKEPEEVLCHSPSSLVTDDLDVELENAAHYMLFAAAAYGWPYYVYTNPYTALCKLNGDCCRNRPTDSEIMGSDRHNFHFGSILKITGLQYRDFIHISFHNKIYEIPFFVALDHKKEAIVVAVRGTLSFEDILTDLSADCEDLTLEEVLENGFVHKGITQAANYIYGKLINDGILNQAFTIAPEYRLVIVGHSLGGGTASILAIMLRNSFPTLRCFAFSPPGGLLSKSLADYTKNFIISVIVGKDLVARLSMPNMEDLKRRIVRIVANCNRPKYQILLRGCWYEVFGGDPDDFPTELDGRNQDALTQPLLAEESLMVHRSPSYNALEEEPRLNSPPQYPHLYLPGKIIHVVEECSSKRLCSSDIKYMARWSNETVFSSILISPKMITDHMPDVVLKALNSLSQEHGSCLSCQTREYNPSAV; the protein is encoded by the exons ATGCCGGGGCTCGTGCTGTTCGGCCGCCGCTGGGCCATCGGCAGCGACGACTTCGTGCTCCCGGGGGCCTTCGAGCTGTTCGTCCGGCTGGTGTG GTGGATTGGGATTTTTGTCCTTTACACTGTTCACAAGGGGCAGTTTAACTGTCCCGGGGGAGGATTGCTGCACAGCTACCTGCTCGGCCTCATCATTCTCCTGGCTTCCATAATATGTGCGTTATGTGCTCTTGTGTACGTCAGTATGCAAG GAACAATTTCCAATCCAGGCCCAAGAAAATCACTTCCCAAAATCCTTTACACTCGCCTGCTTCTCTATTTCCCTGAGTTCATCTGGGCAGTTGTAGGAGCTGTGTGGGTGTCAGACAACAGCGTGCAGTGTGAGAAGACTGTGGTGAATGGTGTCATTGGGACAGTTATTGCAAG CTGGATTATCATCATCTTCACCATCATTGGAGTTGTCATTGTCTTTGACCCCCTCGGGGGGAAGAAGACGTTCTACCTGCCCGAGGGCGTGAGCCGCAACCTGGAGAGCAGCCACTCGGGGCAGCTGCTGTACAACGTGAAGAGCTCTGCCACCAGGGTGTGGGAGAAGAGGatcaggctgctgtgctgctgcatcgTGCAGGACGACGACCACCGCGTGGCCTTCACCAGCATCGCCGAGCTCTTCCGCTCCTACTTCTCT GACACTGACCTGGTGCCAAGTGACATAGCAGCTGGTCTGATTCTGCTCCATCAAGAGCAAGATAAAATGGAAAGTTGCCCCAAAGAGCCTGAAGAAGTCCTGTGTCATTCTCCATCATCTCTCGTG ACTGATGATTTGGATGTTGAGCTGGAGAATGCTGCTCACTACATGCTCTTTGCTGCAGCTGCCTATGGCTGGCCCTACTATGTGTACACCAACCCATATACTGCACTCTGTAAGCTCAATGGTGACTG TTGCAGAAATAGACCGACAGATTCTGAAATAATGGGCAGTGATCGTCACAACTTTCACTTTGGATCCATCCTAAAAATAACAGGGCTGCAGTACAGAGACTTCATTCATATCAGCTTTCATAACAAG atCTATGAGATTCcattttttgttgctttggatCACAAAAAAGAAGCTATTGTGGTCGCTGTGAGAGGAACCTTGTCCTTTGAG GACATTCTCACTGATCTGTCAGCAGACTGTGAAGACCTGACACTGGAGGAGGTCCTGGAGAATGGGTTTGTGCATaag GGAATAACTCAGGCTGCAAATTACATCTATGGAAAGCTGATAAATGATGGAATTTTAAACCAGGCTTTCACAATTGCCCCA GAATATAGACTGGTGATAGTTGGTCACAGTTTGGGTGGTGGGACAGCGTCCATCTTGGCCATCATGCTCAGGAACTCCTTCCCCACCCTGAGGTGTTTTGCCTTCTCTCCCCCAGGAGGGCTCTTAAG caaaTCACTTGCAGATTACACTAagaatttcattatttcagtcattgttggaaaagaccttgttGCAAG GTTAAGTATGCCCAACATGGAGGATTTAAAGAGAAGAATAGTGAGAATTGTGGCCAACTGCAACAGGCCCAAG TACCAGATTTTGCTGCGGGGGTGTTGGTACGAGGTGTTTGGAGGAGACCCTGATGATTTCCCCACAGAGCTGGATGGGAGGAACCAGGATGCCCTgacccagcccctcctggccgAGGAGAGTTTAATGGTTCATCGATCACCTTCCTACAACGCCCTCGAGGAGGAGCCACGCTTGAATTCACCCCCTCAGTACCCTCATCTGTATCTGCCAGGAAAGATTATCCATGTTGTTGAAGAATGCAGCTCTAAAAG GTTGTGTTCTTCAGATATTAAATACATGGCACGATGGTCAAACGAAACCGTCTTCAGCAGCATTTTAATAAGTCCCAAGATGATCACAGACCACATGCCAGATGTTGTGCTCAAAGCTCTGAACAGTTTGTCTCAGGAACATGGATCGTGTCTGTCTTGTCAAACACGAGAATACAACCCCAGTGCAGTGtaa
- the KDELR2 gene encoding ER lumen protein-retaining receptor 2: MNIFRLTGDLSHLAAIIILLLKIWKSRSCAGISGKSQLLFALVFTTRYLDLFTSFISLYNTSMKLIYIACSYATVYLIYMKFKATYDGNHDTFRVEFLIVPVGGLSFLVNHDFSPLEILWTFSIYLESVAILPQLFMISKTGEAETITTHYLFFLGLYRALYLVNWIWRYYFEGFFDLIAVVAGVVQTVLYCDFFYLYVTKVLKGKKLSLPA, translated from the exons ATGAACATCTTCCGCCTCACCGGGGACCTGTCCCACCTGGCGGCCATCATCATCCTGCTGCTCAAGATCTGGAAGAGCCGCTCCTGCGCGG GTATTTCTGGGAAAAGCCAGCTTCTGTTTGCACTGGTCTTCACTACCCGTTACCTGGACCTCTTCACTTCATTCATTTCATTGTATAACACATCTATGAAG CTTATCTACATCGCTTGCTCGTACGCCACCGTGTACCTGATCTACATGAAGTTCAAGGCCACCTATGATGGGAACCACGACACCTTCCGAGTGGAGTTCCTGATAGTTCCTGTTGGTGGGCTCTCTTTCCTTGTCAATCATGACTTCTCTCCACTGGAG ATACTGTGGACCTTCTCCATCTATCTTGAATCGGTTGCTATTCTCCCTCAACTTTTTATGATCAGCAAAACTGGGGAAGCAGAGACCATCACTACTCACTATCTTTTCTTCCTGGGTCTGTACCGTGCCTTGTACTTAGTCAACTGGATTTGGCGCTACTACTTTGAGGGATTTTTTGACCTCATCGCTGTTGTTGCTGGTGTGGTCCAGACCGTTCTGTACTGTGACTTCTTCTATTTGTATGTTACAAAAG TTCTCAAGGGAAAGAAGCTCAGTTTGCCAGCGTAA
- the DAGLB gene encoding diacylglycerol lipase-beta isoform X1, whose translation MPGLVLFGRRWAIGSDDFVLPGAFELFVRLVWWIGIFVLYTVHKGQFNCPGGGLLHSYLLGLIILLASIICALCALVYVSMQGTISNPGPRKSLPKILYTRLLLYFPEFIWAVVGAVWVSDNSVQCEKTVVNGVIGTVIASWIIIIFTIIGVVIVFDPLGGKKTFYLPEGVSRNLESSHSGQLLYNVKSSATRVWEKRIRLLCCCIVQDDDHRVAFTSIAELFRSYFSVRASRVLVLAVELWGVLQSLLCLVQDTDLVPSDIAAGLILLHQEQDKMESCPKEPEEVLCHSPSSLVTDDLDVELENAAHYMLFAAAAYGWPYYVYTNPYTALCKLNGDCCRNRPTDSEIMGSDRHNFHFGSILKITGLQYRDFIHISFHNKIYEIPFFVALDHKKEAIVVAVRGTLSFEDILTDLSADCEDLTLEEVLENGFVHKGITQAANYIYGKLINDGILNQAFTIAPEYRLVIVGHSLGGGTASILAIMLRNSFPTLRCFAFSPPGGLLSKSLADYTKNFIISVIVGKDLVARLSMPNMEDLKRRIVRIVANCNRPKYQILLRGCWYEVFGGDPDDFPTELDGRNQDALTQPLLAEESLMVHRSPSYNALEEEPRLNSPPQYPHLYLPGKIIHVVEECSSKRLCSSDIKYMARWSNETVFSSILISPKMITDHMPDVVLKALNSLSQEHGSCLSCQTREYNPSAV comes from the exons ATGCCGGGGCTCGTGCTGTTCGGCCGCCGCTGGGCCATCGGCAGCGACGACTTCGTGCTCCCGGGGGCCTTCGAGCTGTTCGTCCGGCTGGTGTG GTGGATTGGGATTTTTGTCCTTTACACTGTTCACAAGGGGCAGTTTAACTGTCCCGGGGGAGGATTGCTGCACAGCTACCTGCTCGGCCTCATCATTCTCCTGGCTTCCATAATATGTGCGTTATGTGCTCTTGTGTACGTCAGTATGCAAG GAACAATTTCCAATCCAGGCCCAAGAAAATCACTTCCCAAAATCCTTTACACTCGCCTGCTTCTCTATTTCCCTGAGTTCATCTGGGCAGTTGTAGGAGCTGTGTGGGTGTCAGACAACAGCGTGCAGTGTGAGAAGACTGTGGTGAATGGTGTCATTGGGACAGTTATTGCAAG CTGGATTATCATCATCTTCACCATCATTGGAGTTGTCATTGTCTTTGACCCCCTCGGGGGGAAGAAGACGTTCTACCTGCCCGAGGGCGTGAGCCGCAACCTGGAGAGCAGCCACTCGGGGCAGCTGCTGTACAACGTGAAGAGCTCTGCCACCAGGGTGTGGGAGAAGAGGatcaggctgctgtgctgctgcatcgTGCAGGACGACGACCACCGCGTGGCCTTCACCAGCATCGCCGAGCTCTTCCGCTCCTACTTCTCTGTAAGGGCCTCGCGCGTGTTGGTGTTGGCCGTGGAGCTGTGGGGGGTTTTACAGAGCCTTCTGTGTCTTGTGCAGGACACTGACCTGGTGCCAAGTGACATAGCAGCTGGTCTGATTCTGCTCCATCAAGAGCAAGATAAAATGGAAAGTTGCCCCAAAGAGCCTGAAGAAGTCCTGTGTCATTCTCCATCATCTCTCGTG ACTGATGATTTGGATGTTGAGCTGGAGAATGCTGCTCACTACATGCTCTTTGCTGCAGCTGCCTATGGCTGGCCCTACTATGTGTACACCAACCCATATACTGCACTCTGTAAGCTCAATGGTGACTG TTGCAGAAATAGACCGACAGATTCTGAAATAATGGGCAGTGATCGTCACAACTTTCACTTTGGATCCATCCTAAAAATAACAGGGCTGCAGTACAGAGACTTCATTCATATCAGCTTTCATAACAAG atCTATGAGATTCcattttttgttgctttggatCACAAAAAAGAAGCTATTGTGGTCGCTGTGAGAGGAACCTTGTCCTTTGAG GACATTCTCACTGATCTGTCAGCAGACTGTGAAGACCTGACACTGGAGGAGGTCCTGGAGAATGGGTTTGTGCATaag GGAATAACTCAGGCTGCAAATTACATCTATGGAAAGCTGATAAATGATGGAATTTTAAACCAGGCTTTCACAATTGCCCCA GAATATAGACTGGTGATAGTTGGTCACAGTTTGGGTGGTGGGACAGCGTCCATCTTGGCCATCATGCTCAGGAACTCCTTCCCCACCCTGAGGTGTTTTGCCTTCTCTCCCCCAGGAGGGCTCTTAAG caaaTCACTTGCAGATTACACTAagaatttcattatttcagtcattgttggaaaagaccttgttGCAAG GTTAAGTATGCCCAACATGGAGGATTTAAAGAGAAGAATAGTGAGAATTGTGGCCAACTGCAACAGGCCCAAG TACCAGATTTTGCTGCGGGGGTGTTGGTACGAGGTGTTTGGAGGAGACCCTGATGATTTCCCCACAGAGCTGGATGGGAGGAACCAGGATGCCCTgacccagcccctcctggccgAGGAGAGTTTAATGGTTCATCGATCACCTTCCTACAACGCCCTCGAGGAGGAGCCACGCTTGAATTCACCCCCTCAGTACCCTCATCTGTATCTGCCAGGAAAGATTATCCATGTTGTTGAAGAATGCAGCTCTAAAAG GTTGTGTTCTTCAGATATTAAATACATGGCACGATGGTCAAACGAAACCGTCTTCAGCAGCATTTTAATAAGTCCCAAGATGATCACAGACCACATGCCAGATGTTGTGCTCAAAGCTCTGAACAGTTTGTCTCAGGAACATGGATCGTGTCTGTCTTGTCAAACACGAGAATACAACCCCAGTGCAGTGtaa